One window of Pseudacidobacterium ailaaui genomic DNA carries:
- a CDS encoding glycosyltransferase family 4 protein, which translates to MNAIKINGRFLAAPVTGVQRYARELLREMDLILSESTKPPVVLELLVPPDAADLPPYQCIRMRKVGQRRGHAWEQLDLPRFCEGDLLFTPCGGAPLSYPRHVITIHDAAVWAAPEGYSLAYRSWYRILHGLLAKKAKHILTVSEFSKAELVHWTHVPPEKITVTYLGGEHVDRLQADETVFSRHGIDRHRYVLAVGSQNPNKNLSALASAMKDLRDMRYPLVLAGGRTDGVFGEVADVEGNIKRIGYVKDEELKALYHSAACFVFPSKYEGFGLPPLEAAYLRCPTIVSGQGSLREIFEGISLFVDPLDPHSIAHQIRKALTGGTLDREEIRQRALKYNWRSCANKTLDLLQQLS; encoded by the coding sequence ATGAATGCCATCAAAATTAATGGCCGCTTCCTGGCCGCGCCTGTAACTGGAGTACAGCGTTACGCCCGTGAACTACTGAGAGAAATGGACCTGATTCTTTCAGAGAGCACGAAGCCCCCTGTCGTCTTGGAACTGCTGGTACCGCCTGATGCCGCAGATTTGCCCCCTTATCAATGCATTCGCATGCGTAAAGTCGGGCAACGTCGGGGACATGCGTGGGAGCAGCTTGATTTGCCGCGCTTCTGCGAGGGAGATCTGCTCTTCACTCCTTGCGGAGGCGCCCCGCTCAGCTATCCTCGCCACGTGATCACGATCCATGACGCGGCCGTATGGGCAGCTCCTGAAGGCTATTCCCTGGCATACCGAAGTTGGTACCGGATCCTGCACGGACTGCTCGCAAAAAAGGCGAAACATATTCTAACGGTATCGGAGTTTTCCAAAGCAGAGCTGGTCCACTGGACCCATGTGCCTCCGGAAAAGATTACCGTTACCTATCTCGGCGGCGAACATGTAGATCGACTACAGGCAGATGAAACCGTGTTTTCACGGCACGGAATCGATCGTCACCGATATGTTCTTGCTGTAGGTTCTCAAAATCCCAATAAAAACCTGTCTGCACTGGCAAGTGCAATGAAGGACCTGAGAGACATGCGCTATCCACTGGTCCTGGCTGGAGGCCGCACAGATGGTGTGTTTGGTGAGGTGGCCGATGTCGAAGGGAATATCAAGAGAATCGGGTATGTCAAGGACGAAGAGCTGAAGGCCTTGTATCACTCTGCGGCCTGCTTCGTTTTTCCCTCAAAATACGAGGGCTTCGGCCTTCCTCCTTTGGAGGCTGCCTATCTGCGTTGTCCCACGATTGTTTCCGGACAAGGTTCTCTCAGAGAGATTTTCGAGGGCATTTCGCTGTTCGTAGACCCGCTTGACCCGCACAGTATCGCCCACCAGATCCGTAAGGCTTTGACCGGGGGGACGCTGGACCGGGAGGAAATTCGGCAACGGGCGCTCAAGTACAATTGGCGGAGTTGTGCCAACAAGACCCTGGATCTTTTGCAGCAGCTAAGCTAG
- a CDS encoding GMC oxidoreductase produces the protein MAEEKVDVLIIGSGHSGGMAAKVLTEKGISCLMLNAGPIPDPTKDTEWKPAYALPYRGFKEPGKVPHIFQANEFNANTWVDEQEVPYTYNPQHPYNWVRVRLFGGRSLFWSRQSFRLSDYEFKAKSHDGYGDDWPISLADVDPYYSRVEQIFRVTGAKDGLPQYPDGNFVPDDSPWTECMKRFIAAGKKLGVPVCKGRRSLGVNGLASSVNLLLPDAFATGKLKAIPNVVVRELGVDKNTGLVNEVHFVERHSRREMSVKAHVVVLAAGTLESTRLLLNSKLANSSGVLGHYLIDQVYGPGIVCSVPEARDGKATPEMIGGAALVPRFRNLDTKAPDFLRGYALNVYSSLGPMDPRNFAAYGEELEQKLESYHGSGFATSIMGEVLARYENHVSIDPHVVDAWGIPALHIDTKYTDNEFNMARDAVNTSVAMAEAAGFEVLTKNYEPNPPGYSIHELGTCRMGDDPKTSVLNKWNQSHDIKNLFVVDGGCFVSGGWQNPTLTILALAMRASEYLAEQMRQGNV, from the coding sequence ATGGCGGAAGAAAAGGTAGATGTGTTGATTATTGGCTCTGGCCACTCGGGTGGGATGGCGGCGAAGGTGCTCACGGAAAAGGGCATCTCCTGCCTGATGCTCAATGCCGGACCGATTCCTGACCCCACCAAAGATACTGAATGGAAGCCCGCCTATGCTCTGCCTTATCGCGGCTTTAAAGAGCCTGGCAAAGTGCCGCATATCTTTCAGGCGAATGAATTTAACGCCAATACCTGGGTCGATGAGCAGGAGGTGCCCTACACCTACAACCCTCAGCATCCTTATAACTGGGTCCGCGTGCGGTTGTTTGGAGGACGCTCGCTCTTCTGGTCGCGGCAGTCTTTCCGCCTGAGCGATTACGAATTCAAAGCGAAGTCCCATGACGGCTATGGCGACGACTGGCCGATCAGCCTGGCGGACGTGGACCCATACTATTCCCGGGTCGAGCAGATCTTTCGCGTAACAGGGGCCAAAGACGGTCTGCCTCAGTATCCTGACGGTAATTTTGTTCCTGACGATTCTCCCTGGACGGAGTGCATGAAGCGTTTCATCGCTGCGGGGAAAAAACTTGGCGTTCCGGTCTGCAAGGGAAGGCGGTCCCTGGGAGTCAACGGACTCGCCAGTTCTGTAAATCTGCTACTGCCAGACGCCTTTGCCACGGGGAAATTAAAAGCCATACCCAACGTTGTGGTGCGTGAGCTAGGAGTAGACAAAAACACCGGCCTGGTCAATGAGGTCCATTTCGTAGAGCGGCATTCACGGAGGGAGATGTCGGTAAAGGCACACGTCGTGGTGCTGGCCGCGGGAACACTGGAGAGCACCCGTCTGCTGTTGAATTCAAAACTGGCCAATTCAAGCGGGGTCCTTGGACATTACCTGATTGATCAGGTATATGGACCGGGAATTGTCTGCTCCGTGCCGGAAGCCCGCGATGGGAAGGCCACTCCGGAAATGATCGGCGGCGCAGCACTGGTCCCGCGCTTCCGGAATCTCGATACAAAGGCCCCAGATTTTCTTCGTGGCTATGCGTTGAACGTTTACAGCAGCCTGGGACCGATGGATCCCCGCAATTTTGCTGCGTATGGAGAAGAGCTGGAGCAAAAGCTGGAGAGTTACCATGGCAGCGGCTTCGCCACCTCCATCATGGGCGAAGTTCTGGCCCGCTATGAGAACCACGTCAGTATCGATCCTCACGTTGTCGATGCCTGGGGCATTCCGGCACTTCATATCGACACAAAATATACCGATAATGAATTCAACATGGCGCGCGATGCCGTGAACACCAGTGTTGCCATGGCCGAGGCCGCAGGTTTTGAAGTCCTGACCAAGAACTATGAGCCCAACCCGCCCGGCTACAGCATTCATGAACTGGGCACCTGCCGTATGGGCGATGATCCGAAAACCAGCGTCCTGAACAAATGGAACCAGAGCCATGACATCAAAAATCTGTTCGTAGTGGACGGCGGATGCTTCGTCAGCGGAGGATGGCAAAACCCTACTCTAACGATCTTGGCCCTGGCCATGCGCGCCTCAGAATATCTGGCCGAACAGATGCGCCAGGGCAATGTGTGA
- a CDS encoding flippase produces MLKEKLRNLMGVAAGSALLAIGEGSARICTMLTLILVSRKFGVSTLGSLALAQTMAIYIALGIDAGARHIGARLIAAWPDKVTPVRQRMQAKRKLLALIAVPLGLIYAIAGPIPQDARLMVSLYALAVAPYCLSLDWVLWGAKRYGSLSMSRALISVLSLAALVLAVFFGADPRWAIPVAAGIGYAGSAAYSRWQTGRTFQQGPDRATALPPDIVTDTRWKAVLVLGAALACNQAFNNIDSLLLGALTNLQQVGLYNSAYRLLTALLGVYYLLTTSLYPRIAEVSPENRSGKKLRSYLVGLFLAGTLPALLVMHFSRKIIVGIYGQNFAQGAPMVAILILALPLDFVTSFCGVTLVAWGMSRRVLIATASAAAVNIGANFYLIPRYGGLGASWATLISYMVLLVIMLAMLPWQTPASRPSAVVKIES; encoded by the coding sequence ATGCTGAAAGAGAAACTCAGAAATCTCATGGGTGTGGCCGCCGGAAGTGCGCTGCTCGCAATCGGCGAAGGGTCCGCCCGGATTTGCACGATGCTCACGCTGATTCTGGTGAGCAGAAAGTTTGGTGTCTCCACGCTTGGCAGTCTGGCCCTTGCGCAAACCATGGCCATCTACATTGCGCTGGGTATAGACGCTGGGGCCCGTCATATCGGGGCCAGACTCATTGCAGCCTGGCCGGATAAGGTGACCCCGGTCCGGCAACGGATGCAGGCCAAGCGAAAGCTCCTTGCCCTGATCGCCGTCCCTCTCGGACTGATCTACGCGATCGCTGGGCCCATACCGCAGGATGCGCGGCTGATGGTGTCCCTTTATGCGCTTGCCGTGGCCCCGTACTGTCTTTCCCTGGATTGGGTGCTCTGGGGCGCCAAGCGGTATGGATCCTTGTCGATGTCAAGAGCACTGATCAGCGTCTTGTCGCTGGCGGCCCTGGTCCTTGCGGTCTTCTTTGGGGCCGACCCCCGCTGGGCCATCCCTGTGGCGGCGGGGATCGGATATGCCGGCAGTGCTGCCTACTCCAGATGGCAAACCGGCCGCACGTTCCAACAGGGTCCTGACAGGGCAACAGCTTTGCCCCCGGACATCGTCACAGATACTCGCTGGAAAGCGGTCCTGGTGCTGGGTGCAGCGCTCGCATGCAACCAGGCCTTTAATAATATTGATTCCCTGTTGCTGGGCGCGCTGACCAATCTGCAGCAGGTGGGCCTATACAACAGCGCCTACCGCCTGCTCACAGCATTGCTAGGGGTCTACTATCTGCTGACCACGAGCCTCTATCCACGCATCGCAGAGGTCTCTCCGGAAAATCGAAGTGGCAAAAAGCTAAGGTCCTACCTGGTGGGCCTCTTTTTGGCTGGGACTCTGCCTGCTTTGCTTGTAATGCATTTCAGCCGAAAAATCATCGTCGGAATCTATGGTCAAAATTTTGCGCAGGGCGCGCCGATGGTTGCAATCCTGATTCTGGCCCTGCCTCTGGATTTTGTGACCTCCTTCTGCGGAGTGACCCTGGTGGCATGGGGTATGTCCAGGCGTGTGTTGATTGCCACCGCCTCCGCTGCAGCGGTGAACATCGGAGCAAATTTCTATCTGATTCCGCGATATGGAGGGTTAGGAGCAAGCTGGGCCACCTTGATTTCCTACATGGTACTGCTGGTCATCATGCTGGCCATGTTGCCGTGGCAGACTCCAGCGTCCCGGCCTTCTGCTGTCGTTAAAATAGAGAGCTAG
- a CDS encoding gluconate 2-dehydrogenase subunit 3 family protein encodes MQRRDFMKGLMAASVGAKAMLAQQTNAVAPSTPPPNPTAPGPVPWMRGLSEIKPDAIRQIAPDAVAGTSTRFFTNTQFATLRRLSEVLMPARKGYPGAIEAGAPEFLDFLIGASPREQQSIYQSGLDRLDTESRHRFGKPFASASAEEADQLIRPWLRTWMTDHPPREPYERFINVAHSDIRTATINSQAWAAAAKAMGQQPPDQGVYWYPVDPDMKREGEKACQNTAPRHHA; translated from the coding sequence ATGCAACGGCGTGATTTCATGAAGGGACTGATGGCGGCCTCCGTGGGCGCAAAGGCCATGCTCGCGCAACAGACCAATGCAGTAGCGCCTTCCACTCCACCGCCGAATCCGACCGCGCCGGGGCCCGTACCGTGGATGCGCGGCCTGTCCGAAATTAAGCCTGATGCCATCCGACAGATTGCTCCCGACGCTGTTGCTGGAACCAGTACCCGTTTTTTCACAAACACTCAATTTGCTACGTTGCGACGGCTGAGTGAGGTCCTGATGCCCGCCCGCAAAGGCTATCCCGGCGCCATAGAAGCCGGGGCCCCGGAGTTTCTGGATTTTCTGATTGGCGCATCACCCCGTGAGCAGCAGTCGATCTACCAGTCCGGTCTTGACAGGCTCGACACCGAGTCGCGTCACCGTTTCGGAAAGCCATTTGCTTCCGCTTCGGCCGAGGAGGCAGACCAGTTGATCCGTCCCTGGCTCAGGACCTGGATGACCGACCATCCGCCCAGGGAACCCTATGAGCGGTTTATCAATGTGGCCCATAGTGACATCCGCACGGCCACTATCAACTCCCAGGCATGGGCCGCCGCGGCCAAGGCAATGGGCCAACAGCCTCCCGACCAGGGTGTTTACTGGTATCCCGTGGATCCGGACATGAAACGCGAGGGAGAAAAGGCCTGTCAGAACACCGCTCCCAGGCACCATGCCTGA
- a CDS encoding glycosyltransferase, with product MSPEYTVLHVGKFYPPHNGGIETHVRDLAVRQAGRFRVRVLVSNDVRRTEHAVLEGVSVTRLARWGTIASMPVCPGMIQAIRRSPADLVHIHVPNPGAAFAYLQSGHRGKLILTHHADTLGRKFLRKLSDRFVRTAMDRAAVIIATSQRYLQSSPELAPYRDKCRVIPLGIDFRQVTVPPEPGTKPEPTLEGPLVLAIGRLVPYKGFDVLIRAMQSVDAQLILIGTGPQGPQLQSLIDSRNLGHKVKMLGRVSDLRPYMQAASIFVMPSVTRAEAFGLVQLEAMAAGLPVINTEIDSGVPEVSLHGETGLTVPPGDESSLAEAMQLLLHRPDLREQYGKAAKERVLKEYSVEKMAERTLAVYEEVLGLHASAR from the coding sequence ATGAGTCCTGAGTATACCGTGCTCCATGTGGGTAAGTTCTATCCGCCCCATAACGGGGGCATAGAGACGCATGTGCGGGACCTGGCTGTACGGCAGGCGGGCAGGTTTCGGGTGCGCGTCCTGGTTTCCAACGACGTCCGGCGCACGGAACACGCAGTGCTCGAAGGTGTTTCCGTGACCCGGCTGGCGCGCTGGGGGACCATAGCTTCCATGCCGGTTTGTCCGGGCATGATTCAGGCGATTCGACGTTCCCCGGCAGATCTGGTGCACATCCATGTACCCAATCCTGGCGCGGCGTTCGCCTATCTGCAGAGCGGCCATCGTGGCAAGCTCATCCTGACGCACCATGCAGATACGTTGGGACGCAAATTCCTGCGTAAACTAAGTGACCGCTTTGTACGGACTGCAATGGACCGTGCCGCAGTGATTATCGCTACGTCGCAAAGATATCTGCAGTCTTCTCCGGAATTGGCCCCATACCGGGACAAATGCCGGGTGATTCCCTTAGGAATTGACTTCCGGCAGGTGACTGTCCCCCCGGAACCGGGGACCAAGCCGGAGCCCACGCTGGAAGGTCCGCTGGTTCTGGCGATCGGCCGCCTTGTTCCCTACAAAGGCTTTGATGTTCTCATTCGCGCGATGCAGTCCGTGGATGCGCAATTGATTTTGATCGGAACAGGACCACAGGGGCCCCAGCTGCAATCTCTGATTGACAGCAGGAATCTTGGGCATAAGGTGAAGATGCTGGGGCGCGTCAGCGATTTGAGGCCCTACATGCAGGCTGCCTCCATATTTGTCATGCCATCGGTCACGCGGGCCGAAGCCTTTGGCCTCGTCCAACTGGAGGCGATGGCGGCCGGACTTCCGGTCATCAATACAGAGATTGATTCAGGAGTGCCAGAGGTTTCGCTTCATGGCGAGACCGGACTCACCGTGCCTCCTGGCGACGAATCCTCTCTGGCCGAAGCGATGCAATTGCTATTACACCGGCCGGACCTTCGCGAGCAATACGGCAAGGCCGCAAAGGAGCGCGTTCTTAAGGAGTACTCCGTGGAGAAAATGGCGGAGCGAACGCTCGCGGTTTACGAAGAGGTCCTGGGTCTGCATGCATCAGCCCGATAA
- a CDS encoding glycosyltransferase family 2 protein, with the protein MPDFSLIVATKDRTEELARLFATLKEQSYRDFEVVLVDQNLDDRLAPIVETWQSHFEIQHLRSEPGLSRARNKGLTVARGELIAFPDDDCWYPSDTLHKVKIWFASHPEYDFLSGCARTEELRPTSNRWMPASCEIKPRNVLRTGISFTLFFRAHALRAVHGFDESLGLGAGTRFGSGEESDCVFRLLAAGSRGWFAQELTIYHPDKTQDFSESARSRARSYGIGLGHLLRKHKLPLSYSLYTCARPAGGWLLALARRSPGAALYWATLKGRLEGYWGR; encoded by the coding sequence ATGCCGGACTTCTCATTGATTGTCGCCACCAAGGACCGGACCGAGGAATTGGCCCGTCTTTTTGCCACACTGAAGGAACAGTCATACCGGGATTTTGAAGTGGTCCTTGTGGACCAGAACCTGGATGACCGGCTGGCTCCCATTGTGGAGACATGGCAATCGCATTTCGAGATCCAACACCTTCGCTCGGAACCGGGCCTGTCTCGTGCACGGAACAAGGGATTGACCGTTGCCAGGGGGGAGCTGATTGCTTTTCCTGATGACGACTGCTGGTATCCGAGTGATACGCTGCACAAAGTAAAAATCTGGTTCGCGTCGCATCCAGAGTATGATTTCCTGTCTGGGTGTGCCAGGACTGAAGAGTTAAGACCCACCTCGAACCGCTGGATGCCGGCCTCCTGTGAAATCAAGCCAAGGAATGTTCTCCGTACCGGCATCTCTTTTACGCTGTTTTTCCGGGCGCATGCCCTGCGTGCAGTGCACGGATTTGACGAGTCGCTTGGCCTTGGGGCGGGAACGCGATTCGGATCAGGCGAGGAGTCCGATTGCGTCTTTCGATTGCTGGCGGCAGGAAGCAGAGGATGGTTTGCACAGGAGTTGACCATCTATCACCCCGATAAAACCCAGGACTTCTCGGAATCGGCCCGGAGCCGCGCACGGAGCTACGGCATAGGATTGGGACATCTGTTGCGCAAGCATAAACTCCCCTTGAGCTATTCACTCTATACGTGTGCGCGTCCCGCTGGCGGATGGCTGCTCGCTCTCGCCCGTCGTAGCCCGGGAGCCGCTCTCTATTGGGCGACGCTAAAGGGGCGCCTGGAAGGATACTGGGGGAGATGA
- a CDS encoding HAD family hydrolase, whose protein sequence is MKVVIADLCGTLILENTTHGYLASLPFSPYLVARNRLLRSRLGQMANRLAGRDFAREQLVRSLRGWSIEELTKSAQSYVQAAMAERISVPVRDALLEARRNGSRIYLATSSLQPIAEAVVQMLALDGYIATTLEFDRSGRCTGKILNDVTANKWRTLCRTFPEIRSAEITVYTDNPEDTDLKQVAKVFHYLGR, encoded by the coding sequence ATGAAAGTTGTGATTGCAGATCTGTGCGGAACACTCATTCTTGAAAACACGACCCACGGCTATCTCGCGTCACTTCCGTTTTCTCCTTACCTTGTCGCCCGCAACCGACTTTTACGCAGTCGCCTGGGTCAGATGGCGAATCGCCTCGCTGGCCGCGATTTTGCCCGGGAACAGCTGGTCCGATCCTTGCGCGGCTGGTCCATCGAAGAGTTGACAAAGTCTGCCCAGTCTTATGTGCAGGCTGCGATGGCCGAGAGGATCTCAGTGCCGGTCCGTGACGCATTGTTGGAAGCGCGAAGAAACGGATCCAGAATTTACCTGGCTACATCCAGCCTGCAACCCATTGCTGAAGCTGTGGTGCAGATGCTGGCCCTGGATGGATACATCGCAACCACACTGGAATTTGATCGTTCCGGACGCTGTACCGGTAAAATTCTGAACGATGTGACGGCAAACAAGTGGCGGACGCTGTGCCGAACATTTCCCGAGATCCGTTCAGCGGAAATCACTGTCTATACCGATAATCCCGAAGATACCGATCTGAAGCAGGTGGCGAAGGTGTTCCATTATCTTGGAAGGTAG
- the accC gene encoding acetyl-CoA carboxylase biotin carboxylase subunit, protein MFRKVLIANRGEIALRVICACKEMGIRTVAVYSEADRNSLHVRFADEAICIGPPRSAESYLNVPAVISAAEIADVDAIHPGYGLLSENANFAEVCRASNIKFIGPPPEVTRLMGEKEKARQAMKKAKVPILPGSDGVIQSEQEALEWAKSVGFPVILKASAGGGGRGMRVVRSAEELPGLFHAAQTEAANAFGNGDLYMEKFIERPRHIEFQVLADEHGNVMSLGERECSIQRRHQKLIEEAPSLQVSQKLRDEIGKTLKRSLEAVGYQNAGTVEFLMDEGGKLYFIEMNTRIQVEHPVTEMITGIDLVKAQLRIAAGEKLSSIVPDPVTIRGHAIECRINAEHPEKFTPSAGKITAFNLPGGNGVRVDTAQYAEGYVPPYYDSLIAKLITYGKDREEAMARMRRALDMFVVEGIHTTVPLHRGIFQDQDFREGKFDTKFMERYFERKKQSGH, encoded by the coding sequence ATGTTTCGGAAAGTATTGATCGCCAATCGAGGCGAAATTGCACTGCGCGTCATCTGTGCCTGCAAAGAGATGGGCATTCGCACCGTGGCCGTCTACAGCGAGGCCGACCGCAATTCATTGCACGTGCGTTTTGCTGATGAGGCCATCTGTATCGGCCCCCCGCGCTCTGCAGAAAGCTATCTCAATGTTCCGGCGGTCATCAGCGCTGCGGAGATCGCCGATGTGGATGCGATCCATCCCGGCTATGGGCTGCTGAGCGAAAACGCAAACTTTGCGGAAGTATGCCGCGCGTCGAACATCAAGTTTATCGGCCCTCCGCCGGAAGTGACGCGCCTGATGGGTGAGAAGGAAAAGGCGCGGCAGGCCATGAAAAAGGCCAAAGTGCCCATTCTTCCCGGTTCCGACGGCGTCATCCAGAGCGAGCAGGAGGCCCTGGAGTGGGCCAAGTCGGTCGGGTTTCCCGTGATCTTAAAGGCCTCTGCCGGCGGCGGAGGACGCGGGATGCGTGTTGTGCGCTCGGCCGAGGAGCTGCCCGGTCTCTTTCATGCCGCCCAGACCGAAGCGGCCAATGCCTTTGGCAACGGCGACCTCTACATGGAGAAATTTATTGAGCGCCCGCGTCATATCGAATTTCAGGTCCTGGCCGATGAGCATGGGAATGTAATGTCTCTGGGGGAACGGGAGTGCTCCATCCAACGCCGCCATCAGAAGCTGATTGAAGAGGCGCCCTCCCTTCAAGTCAGCCAGAAACTGCGCGACGAAATTGGCAAAACACTCAAGCGCTCCCTGGAAGCTGTGGGCTACCAGAACGCAGGAACAGTCGAGTTCCTGATGGATGAAGGTGGCAAGTTGTACTTCATTGAGATGAACACGCGCATCCAGGTCGAGCATCCGGTGACGGAAATGATTACCGGTATCGATCTGGTCAAAGCGCAGTTGCGCATCGCTGCCGGGGAGAAGCTGTCCAGTATCGTTCCGGACCCGGTTACCATTCGCGGACACGCGATTGAATGCCGCATTAACGCCGAGCATCCGGAGAAATTTACACCCTCCGCGGGGAAGATTACTGCCTTCAATCTTCCGGGAGGTAACGGTGTTCGCGTCGACACGGCGCAGTATGCCGAAGGCTATGTGCCTCCATACTACGATTCGTTGATTGCCAAACTGATTACCTACGGCAAGGACCGCGAAGAGGCCATGGCGCGGATGCGGCGTGCTCTGGACATGTTTGTGGTCGAGGGGATCCACACGACGGTCCCCTTGCATCGCGGTATCTTTCAGGACCAGGACTTCCGCGAAGGGAAATTTGATACCAAGTTTATGGAGCGGTATTTCGAGCGGAAGAAACAGAGTGGCCATTAA